The nucleotide window CCACACCGCCACTGATGTTTGAAAGTGTTTGTCACGCACAGATACAACGACTTGGGCCtatgtttgttttattccaGCCACTGAAAACTGGCAAATGATATTGCAAagtagaccctcgagaaaaaagtCTGTCTAAGCTGAAGctgacaaaatttttttaaaacatctATTGTTGGCTATAACGTAGCCAGGCCTTCTTGTCGGGTTTATCGCACGATCGCGAAAGCGTCATAcgatcaaaacaatatttcgCGCGTGAGGGTCACGCGCACACTGGTTTGCACGAAAATAGAACGTTACAGTGACTAGAAGGCTACTACATGTAAATACATGCACTACTAGTCAAGTTTAGCCCTTACGCTGAAATTTGATGTTAACGATTTGCTATATTTATGATTTTATCGCTGTTGGCCACGGTCACGCCACTTCACTCCTTCAAGAAATTTAGGAACCAATCAGCTACACATACACCATGGAAGTAACGCGAGTCTGGTTCTAACGTTAGGCATATATGCCCAGACAGCGTTGATCCTAAACATGTCAGTGACTAACACACATGCCTCTAACATTATCGACAAAGTCACGATTAAGGCTCTACGCGCCCCGTAAATGAAAggtttaaacttttgttcagacTTTCTGTAATTCCCTGACGAAACCGACAATAAAAAAacagggtcactgtgcaaaatttgttactAGAGTAACACATAACCCAACATTTgccgaaatttgaaaataaaaatggccgccatccccgctttctcaaatttaattttgaaatcaaaatttcaatatttacaaaacaaaccaaCTTTAATAACGCCATGAGCTTCAGAGGTGGTAGACTAACAGGTAATGCAAAAGTTAAAGACTCCTAAAGGCCTACCTGTCCCCGAAGTGCATTAAAAcacctgtaatttttatcaaGTGCAACGAACTATCGAATCTGCAGATTTTAGTAACGAGTTTATTGTAACTGATTAATCGCTTCCGGAAATCCATCCGttgctttaaaggtatactgtcacctgttccaattttgccacagttaccatggaaagagaaaatctaatcaatcacagattttaagcgggtggccgcttttcaaaaaacagcgccctcacattggtatttcgaataccaaggaacgctcctttgaccatatatgggcatatttggattacaggtgactgtatacctttaagtccCTAAAGTATTGGATGAAAACCGTGAATTCCGGCggttgtgaaaatttcacatgaaCACCAGGATTGCTAAGACGATGAGAAGTCTTGTTTCTAGAATACAGAACAGGAGAGATGGAATTTTAACACATCTCTGAAGTGGATCGGATTTCATAGTCAAAGAGTCAGAATCAAAGTCAATATGGATATTTGCATCGAAGGGTGTGCACTGTTAATACAGGATCCAAACTGACTGGTCTTAAACATGGACGGCCAACATGTGTCTTAAAAATGTTGTTGCGATTCTAATGCTGGACCAAAGGTCCCACTATTCAAGAATCGTTGAGCTGAAATCGAAGTGAACAAAAAGAAACACTCTTAAATAAAACAAAGAGACACCGAACAAAAGAACGGAGCATTGTTGAAGTTTTGACGTGTGTTCACCATGGCAACGTCCTTCGCCCCAAGTATGGCTTTAGAAGTCATTTATGTGGATTTGCAGGTGTGAAAGTTACACAAATCTATTTAGAGTCGGTTGGTGACTCGTGCCACAAAACATGTTCCTTGGTAAACAACTTACTATTTTTTGTGGAAACGATCGAGTTGCAAATGAAGGATTAGACAAACATAATAGCAATGATAGTTTAATATGCAAACCTAATAATTTAAACTGCTTTGGTTACCAAACACATCCGTCACGTCTGTATAAGCACTGCTGATCGCGACGCCTCCTGCAATGAACGACTGATCACGACGTCGCTTGCTTCGGACAACAACGGAGCCATTCAACTGGAGCGGTTATAAGGGACTGGACGAaaattagcaggggggagggccggggggattTCGCAAGGGAGGGGCCAAAAAATCATGACCATCCCCCaaaatttggtccaaaaatttatgaccctccccaaagcaaggctgaaaaatttgtgaccctcccccagtttcaaaacttgctatatctctaatatgtaagtaataggaattgttcatcgcactcagtgcagtgagcttgatttacaataagacaacccccaaagttgtcaagtcaagatgttcatgtgacagataattatacttttgttcagatttccaggtgaataacttcagagaatgaaatcatgaacgaatcatttttttctcccagaatatttctgaacactgaaactacTTTTTGACGTGTGACGGATATTTATAAagattaagtgacccccctctgagctgattgaaaaatacatgacccccccccccttgcagttttcaaatttgaggtgacccccccccctggattttgccggcccacccccggccataataactgaacgctccctaaatcgatcgactggattcttgaaacacaaaaactgtaccgggccatgtaattgctggtaagtcgctaaattttacctccggacaactcccgtgacaccgccattttgaaggctATTCCTCAGTACGAATAACAATGACGTATTGGTTTAAAAGGAAAGTATGCGCATGCTTCAACTTCAAGCTGTACACTTTGAAGATGGCGCTGGCACAGGACTTGTTCGTAAAAAAAACATTGGGCTAATTATCAGCCGTAGATAGGACCGATGTTGACTTTACAAGTTAGGAAGCCAGTCGATCGATTTTTGTAAGTATTCCCTTGATTAAGTTGAAGTTTTAATCTCGAGGATGGCCAATAACCgttaattttgtctaatttaaaaattattttccaaatacttTCGTACCTTAGACTGTGTACAATACAGCCGAGCAGCCGcagccgtgttctgggcgctgctcactgtatgtctcaaaagctgcctgcatgatttccgttcgcacagttatcaataaaatgcatgtttcaacattaaaattgtagacaagtgattttaaaattcgccattTGTATAAAGTTAGTAACGTtaacagtagagctgagcggccacagccgtgcacggGGCACTGTTCCAATGTATGTCTAAATAGCTGCCCGCAGGCTTTCTgtttgcacagattttaataaaatgcatgtttcaacatcaaaattacagacaagttaTTTATAAAGACGTTATGTACCTGtaccacaggccgtataacgctggtaacgcacagccctgccatgcaaagctcgGAGCTAGCACACTCTTTTGGTAGTACCGTGGTATCATATTGTGCTTTATGTAGCTGCAGTTCCGAAACTAAAGGTTTTGCCTTTTTACGAGTTTAAGCTTTTAGTTTTTAGGGTTCGATCAAGTTGAGGTACAACGGCAATATTGCCCTATGCTAGGAGGATATGTGTTCCACTGTCGCTGCGCGAAGGCGACTTAGAAGAGCTCTCTCTACCCGGTGCATAGGCCTTCGCATTGCGAATGTGGTTGCACCTGTGTGTGATGAGTATGCCGttgttggaggcaatcaaagCAGCCAATAGCTGAATACTCTTACCATTCTCGTAGGGCTTCTCGTAGGCAGTCCAATTGTAGACTGCTACACCAAGTCAATGGTATATGTCATCTAAAgtaggcagtaaatatgtacccTTTCTCTTTGGCTTTTAACTGCACATGTGGAATGTTGTGATTCAACAGGCTgtccaataattccaataataaatgcccaaattggctcataatggaatagagcacacttatactccattaagagtggttgtaataataatgctcttcaaatgttttcttttatattaatgcacatgtgcctgccattttttcttAGGAATTATAATtgaacatttatcaaaatatcagtgaaattcataattttggaatgtatcacattgacaattgagggaatactggaaactcaatgtgacactgatctccacaacaatgttatatggtcatgtacaatgtattgagcagttcaatctctacatggggaagaaatatgggaaagtatatttaaaatgtgttcctttTAGAGATATAGAACTACATATGTGTGTGCATGACCCCATTGTTCACTGGATTTTATAATATTCCCGATAGACCTTGTagtcagagaactgaaaatacctgtacatgtgctcattgcactcatatcaaatccagttttacaaaatgtactatgtATTCCAGTAGACAATTAGAAGTTTTGGTcatgttgccctgtttgtggagaaaggtcaacagaaaggctatgcctattcaagcaataatttaagcaaacaatttaaagtATGGTCATAGATAGAATGCTATTGTGTGAAATTATGATGTTTTAACATTGATAATACTTTGTCAATTCTTTGTGCctcgtttctttgcattttaaacatatcacggaaagcagcctagataatagaggatagactgatcctgatttgacacagaagtggcaaacactatttcatgaCCAATCAAGTCTCCATATTCTAAAATGACATGGGgatttcaccatatttaatcaagttcaatctgaatacgtgatcaacatggctgattcactgtataaattaccCATTAAATTTCAGCAAATGTCATATATCCTGCCttcacaacacaaatgaacactatccattccaaagatagtacccacgtggtaaagccaatataaacttgaaaaaatgccacaagtagccataccaatcagatgactgtacctaaatatttaagtatactaaaatcacttttctggaatcattattataaaatatcacaccaaagcttgctcttaatttcaaacaatagtatctagtctaaaaactaaaattcatgtacctaaaaagtgactgatgcagggtggagcttggccttaaactttaaagggaagtggcTAATGCAAGAGAgggaacttttgttgatcaacaaaatgtggaatgagaaataatattgtcaaatagttaggttcaagattgactacatcagtaGAACAATCtaagatattgtggtaatatccagcagtgttttAGTTAAGGGCGGTACgtaggtaaatgttaccagggttccccagtcattttaccagggttagcTTGGTATATCTGTGCAGTCATACTAGcggacaacagaaattttaccagggttcccaatgttccccaaccttagcaaaaacactgtccagtGTTTATTAACAAAACACCACTACTTGTACAAAGTGCAGCCAAAATGCCACGAATCATAGTATCCCTTAAATATTGTGGGTtagctgaggaacaatagattggatttgctataaacttaatggcgataagaatagcaacaagagagacaatcatatttaagataatggtggggaagagatacacagagagTCGGGAATGAGCACTTAATAGAAAGTAAGAGGCAGTGTGCGAGTCATGTGACCATAATTGTCCATACAAACaatttgttttctatttttagtGCACAGACAACAAGCCCAAAAATTTGTCACCCTCCCCCTTAGAGgagctcaaaaaattgtgaccctcccctaaacAGAGGCTCAAAAATTTGTAACCCTCCCCAAAATCCTCCGGCCCttcccccctgctaatttacgtccagtccctaagtCGCCCGGGGACCGTAGAGCTCAAAATTTTCAGTTCGGGCCAAGAACGTAAGAAAGGTATCAGAACTTGAAAATACAGTTATCACCTTCATTAAGATGCATTGCGAGAGTATGGgcatgtacatgtgttttcTCTAAATGTTTAAGgtaaaaaatcgaaaattttatttttttccatatagttaacacaggaatgacgGCCTATCTGAATTTCACACATCGgcaaaatattaggaatttattTCTGTAGTAccgaactttgcacggtgacccctgatcttTACACTTGATTTAGCAAGataatggttaaaagtttcattgaggaatgcTGAGGAAAAGTGTAAAGCTGTCACTTTTGAGgtgtatactaccttaaccaGAGCAGTGGTCGTATAGGTGGCGTCAAATCCGCAAGTAGTGAACATTGAATTCTTATAGCTTGCTAGGAAACTTTCATTATTTAGTCTAACCCAACATAGATAAGACGACTTCACTTAGTAGTTCTATggaaaaatcttctttttcatAACTTTTTTGACCATCTACGCAAATCGCGACGAAGCACGTAGTAAGAATTAAGTTGTGTCCCGTCGGGTTCTGTTATTTCTATTCAGAAATAAATGTCTCTGTCCTCGATGCAAATTCACTATTGTTTACATCACTGTTACAGTGGTACATTTTCTTggacaaaataattttgtgaCCTTTGCGTTATTAGTGAATTGGTTCCTGCGTCTGCGATAATGGCTTCACATTGCTAATGTGCTTTCAGATTTCAATGACACGTTTTGAGTGGTCTATTTCGTATAGCCTTCAATTATCATAATTATTCGCAGTATAAAGAGGGAGTGACCATTTCACTCAATcttttttgcaaataatttGTTCCAGTGTACAACAAGAATTTTATATTGTGCACTACCATTGAGCAATATCAGACGTTCAGTAACGAAGGCTGTATATACGATAACAAACGGTATCGACGCTGTATAAGTCTGAACTTGTAGCGCAGGTGAGAGGTATTAAGGCGATAGTCAAGGAACCATTCCATCTGAAGGTATAATGCATCTCTAGGAAAGATATCTGGACTCTATAACTTTCACAAAACTTTGCTAGTCAGTGCTTTGTGTGTGGCGTTATTCTGAAGATTCccggttttgtttttttattatgaaagagagTGTTAACTTTGAGAAAATTCTAAAGTctaaaatttccaaattttctAGAGTAGGTCTAAATGAATTGTTGACCATCCTCTCCATTTGAAagtcgaaaatttaattttcccaaaAGACTATAAACAGAGAATCCTAACTTagccatttttatttcaaatatctgtatatTCTGGACAATTCGTTTCCCTAATCTCAAAATCTCAAGTGGTACCGTCacttttgatattgattcttgattatgaaatacaatgtttaaaAGTTTCCATGGGTAAATTTTAAGCGAAAGTTCAACATTTTCCAATAAGAGGCATGCGCGTATTATTACCTTAAAGATAAGTGGTgtaaaaatttctgagtttGCACCCATGAACTGGTCTTACAGCTTTTGCATTGTTTTAAAAACTGTATTACTTGAAATTGAAGGATCTTCTTTCAAtatgtattttattgaaatcattGTCATTGCCATTGTTTGTTGTGGTAGACTCTGAGATCAACAACGGTGACGTCAAGATCAATTATTATCATATTGTCTACgatcatatttcaaaaatgtacaACGACCATCGCATGAGAGCGGATGTTCATGTATGTAAaatgattttgtcatttctgtctCCTTCGTGTGGTTTGAATATCGACTTTCAAAATTGAGATAACCAAACCTACATAAGTTCTCATCTATTGTATATTTTTACTCTTCACAGAAATGGCTCTGTTGGTACGGTCCCTCCTTGTGTGTTCATTTCTCGTCGTCGCCCGTTCAGCTCATCTCTTCGACCAGCTGGACACCGAGGAAGGTGCAATTTTGCCCTGGGAAGATGCGGTAGACGCCGTACTCGTCGAGCGAGACCTCAACCGCGACGGTACCGACGAGGAACAAGCGTTCAAAAGGGCCCAGGAGAGCAGCCGAGACTGGAGTCGATACACGGTTCGAAGCGACTGTAAGTGGCCGAGTCAGTCAAGGTCACGAGTTGAAGATGTGCCCATTGAAATGCCTTTCGTGATAAGCAACAGTCTTAACATAATGCTTTTTGATTTCACAGAGAGCAGTTTGGTTCTGAGTTCCAATTTCTAAGAGgaaactgtgaaaatttgagagtttgaatatctgtcactGCGGCGCGTTCTGCCTTAAAGTGGAGatactttatatttctcagttttATTGTGCAAGCACTGTTTCCTTGTAAACTTGACATGACTCGCGGTATCTTATCTGTGTACGGCTACTTATGCTGTAACAGTTACTCTTATGGCAACCCAATACGTGTATAATGCCAGCTAGCTCCCTCCATTATAAAGACAGATTTCAAGGGAGTAAATGCCGTActgaaatgataaattttaatttCGTTTTTTGCTTACATCGGAATCGGCGAAAAGCAACAGTAATGTATTATATGGAAATCAGACAAATGCTTGCAAGTTCATTGCCTGCCAAGATCAGAATCTGTTTGCCGTTTAGAGTTTGTCCATGTACTTGCAATGCTGCATGCTGtactgaagtaaaaattgtgCGTTTTAATTGTGAATCTCCACAGCTCACTACGAATACAGCGAAGTCCTTCATCTTTCAATCTTATTCTTCGAGGCACAGCGTTCGGGTGTTTTACCGGAAGGCAAACGAATTCCATGGCGCTCCGATTCCGCCACCGAGGACCGTGGAAAGAATAGAAATGAAGATTTGACTGGGGGCTGGTACGACGGTAAGATCCATAACGTATCATTATGAAGACCACTTTTAACAAAGtgagttaaaggtatactgtcacctgttccaattttgccacagttaccatggaaagagaaaatctagccaatcacagattttaagcgggtggtcgctttttaaaagagcgccctcacatgggcaatttgaataccaaggaacgcccctttgaccatatatgggcatatttagattacaggtgactgtatacctttaatgaatGAAAGTACGTACTCATTAATCATTTCTAAACACCCATATCACGTGTTGGTAACACTTCTCAAAAGAACAGTAGCTTTAGCTTActataacaaatatttttttcaattcttttgttGTTTAAAACAAGTAAAGTTTCATCGTTCTAAATTatgttgaaaacaaattattttatatgCACACACCATGCATCGTGTACAATACTTGAAGTCATTATTCACAAATTATTGTCCGGACGAAAATTGAGTTGTTTGGACATTAAACACGATGCAGGCTGTATTGGTATGCTAAATAATTAACATGTTGGACACATTTTAGGAGTTGGATAAGAAACGGCATTTTACAAGCACAAACATGATACTTGCAAATAATCTAAAGTTACAGTGAAGGGAAGTTTACACCAGATTTTTCACGTATCAAGTTTTGATTGAATATAACAGTGTATATCATAATATGTTTTGATGCGCTATATATCTGCTGCTATATTCGTTTGCGCCTCGTGGAATATCAAGTTATAAACTATAAATGCGTAACCGAAAGAACTTGATAATCTATTGAGAATAATAGTATTAGTAGGAGAGAAATAAGCTGAAAGATCAGCTGAAAAATCAGAGAAATCAGGATTTCCTCCCTTACAGCCGGTGACCATGTGAAGTTTGGTTTGCCGATGGCGTTCAGCGCAACTGTTCTAGGATGGGGGTTCCTTGAATATCGCGATGCGTATGAGGTTGCAGGGTTGGTGGACTACATGAGAGACTGCTTAAAGTGGGCGTACGATTACTTCATGAAATGCCATACGAGGAGAAACAGGTTCTTCTATCAGGTAAGCAAATAATTTTGTCGGCAAAACCATTTTCACAGAACTTAGAGGAATTCTGTCAACTGTAATAGCAAAAGTAGCTACTCACAGATTTTCACCTGGCATGTCCACAGCAAAACAAGTGTGCACCTGCTTCTGATGTTCTATAAGAACATGGTTCACGTGCTACCAAATATGGACATATGCAAATATGCGATGACAGAGTGACATTATGTGTGTTATAGTTTGCCGGTATTTGTCTGTACCATAGACCCCTTCCCCCAAAAAAGTCCCGCTTTTTGTTCTTTTGAGGATAGACCTATGCCATAAACATACAATGTCAAGCTTACTGTATCATCTCATTTGAACACGACCTTGACTTTTGTACATTCGCTCATAAAGAATAACCTTTTCCATTGTACACGACTGTAAACTTTGCCATCTTTCGCGCTCATTACAGGATATTACATCATGTGTCTGTTCGTCAGTGTGCATTAGCTATTTGAATCTAAAACACACTTTCTCTACAACAGTCTGTCTTCCTTAGCTTAGGAGCTCGTGAAATACCCCCGGAGAAATACCATAGTTTTGGCCGACTAAACAGCCCTTGGGAAAAAACGAACATACGAATTTACCTCACGACCAGTCGAtatgttatttttaatattgtCTTTCAGGTGGGCGATGGTGACCTTGATCACAGAGAATGGAATCGTCCGGAGGACTTGACGACGGAGAGACCTTCCTCTTACGTGGACAACCGAACTCCTGGCTCCGATGTATTGGGCGAAACCGTTGCAGCTCTCTCCGGCTGCTCGCTAATTTTTACAGAAGTCGGTAGGGAATGGAACGCATTTACATAAACTGCGTGGTTTCGCCTAAAAACTAAACTTTTTTCGTCCAAAAATCCTCCAAGGCGAAAGAGCACTAGATTTGCGTACGTTACACTGAAGTGCAAGCttcttgaaaaaaacaaacaaataaatcgaACATCGTCAAACTCAGGCTCTTGACTTTTTGATACTTGATACTATCGGATCTTTCAAGTTTCGCAGCTGACACGCAGATTCTATTCTCTGTCTACTTGTGGGTGTGTAATTtaaacaaaatgtttcaaaaaatatgtattacaacaaagaaaaacaatgcTAAAATCACATAATGTTCTTCCACAGACCCTGTTTATGCGGCTAGATGTTTGGAGGAAGCCAAAGACCTTTATCGAATGGCGACAAACTGGAGAGGAGCGTATccacaaacaaaatattacatgtaagtgacctttgacccagatGTATAATGCCTTTAACATACCcgcaaacaaaatattaaatgtaAGTGACCTTTGACCGAGATGTATAATGTATTTAACGTACCCTGGCATacacataaaataattttattgctaTTTTCTGTGATTTCTGAAGCTCAAGAGGGTACGGGGATGAACTGATGTGGGCAGCGGCCTGGCTGTACCGCGCCACCAACGACACGCAATATCTCGAAGACGCTGAAGGGTTTTACGAAGAGTTCGGTGGGAGATGGATATCTTACAATTTCGGTTGGGGCGACAAGAGGCCTGGTGCACAGGTACATATTCATACGATTCCGATAGGCAGTTTGGTTGCCACGGTCGTGGTCGGTGGAAATGTCCGACGTTAAGAGCTGAGGGCGCTAAAATAGTTCACAAAAGGGACGTGCATGTTTTATCAAATAGCTTATGGAacattatacacatattgactggccatgtgggcaacagcatacgtctgtaccccgagggactgtgagtcatccccaaaaacagtctgttttggggtgactcacaggcccgaggggttaaagacgaaTGCTGTTTttctcatggccagtcaatatgtgttttataacacacctcatcctcagtcatgcataagaacgtaccatacacaaatttaaacttgtcgcatgtaatACAATGTAGGTTGCAGTGGTTCAGGAAGGAAAAGTTTTTTCCAGTAGGATCGCAATaattctgcaaaacgttcaatgatcctttgattatagttttcgtcCGTTTCGAATCCTTGtcggaaaccagagcattcagttcttcttcagaaagtaggataaacctagAAATCTCTCGACTATCATTTctatcggccgcagacgacatctttgtttacattccggtccgcgtatgcgtcaatgtcgtttttgacgtcatttttcggaactggtGCCTGtcaggcaacagttccaacaaatgatgcctgatgacgtcgtttacgtggatccgtcagcacaaaaagaacgcatcccacgtgactatcaattgacgaattagaatacagactgtggatgaggtgtgttataacaTAATATGATTGAAGCAATCTTCGACAGTTTTTGGAATGAGGCACAGACATTAAAATTTCATCCTGCGTTTGGATACTGTGAGAGTGATGCTGCTTAAATTGCGTTTCCTCGCAGCCTGGGATATCTTTGACGTCATTTCTCTCCAATCAGTAGACATTTACCAGAACTCTCCTCTGGGATCACTTTGAAACGGTATTCCCGTTCAAAAATTTATCGTAGTAAAACCAAATTGATAATCAATATGAATAAATATCACAAGCTATTTGTAAGTGCAAATTACAAGTTTTTTAGTTGGCACCGCTTACATGGAAATTCTgttataaaaacaaaagaagacTTGGAAATGGATGTGCTCTATACCATTATGATTGCTCCGAGTCCATGATAAAGAAATATTCTGTACGGGTACGAGGGCGCTCTTTTCTGTAGCTTAATGTTGCAACGTGAATCGGAGTGATCAAATCACCATAATGAAGATGTTTCCCGGATGACTCTcctgatatgcaaattaactgcTTGGATCAATTTCATTAATCACTTTTTACGTCACTGCTGTTCTCCCCCTCTCTTGAAGTTGTTGATGTACCAACTGACCGGCAATCCAGACTACGCGGAACACAGCCAAGCTTTTCTCGATAACTGGCTGCCCGGTACTGAGGATGGAGTGCCGTATACACCCAAAGGTTTGGCATGGCGCCACCACTGGGGTAGCTTGTCAATGTCATGTGAGTTCACACATGGCTATAATCGTATTAGCCAAACATACACATAACACATACACTTCAAATTTGTTAATTCCTTATGATTTAGGACATATAATATTACAAGAAGAAATGCAATTGTTTTCACATATCGCGTCATATATGGACATCCCATAGTCACAAGTCAACGTCAAGACTGAACTGAATAAGATATGCATGCTCCTACGCCTGGATTCTATAATATCGACACATAGGGTAGAATGCGCcaagatattcagactcacttttttacaatacttgtaT belongs to Ptychodera flava strain L36383 chromosome 17, AS_Pfla_20210202, whole genome shotgun sequence and includes:
- the LOC139115761 gene encoding endoglucanase 4-like — translated: MALLVRSLLVCSFLVVARSAHLFDQLDTEEGAILPWEDAVDAVLVERDLNRDGTDEEQAFKRAQESSRDWSRYTVRSDSHYEYSEVLHLSILFFEAQRSGVLPEGKRIPWRSDSATEDRGKNRNEDLTGGWYDAGDHVKFGLPMAFSATVLGWGFLEYRDAYEVAGLVDYMRDCLKWAYDYFMKCHTRRNRFFYQVGDGDLDHREWNRPEDLTTERPSSYVDNRTPGSDVLGETVAALSGCSLIFTEVDPVYAARCLEEAKDLYRMATNWRGAYPQTKYYISRGYGDELMWAAAWLYRATNDTQYLEDAEGFYEEFGGRWISYNFGWGDKRPGAQLLMYQLTGNPDYAEHSQAFLDNWLPGTEDGVPYTPKGLAWRHHWGSLSMSSATSFLALMAADLGLKTEQYRTFAVNQIHYILGDAGHSFVVGFGRDPPRQPHHRASSCPDPGIPCLHRNSYKFDGPNHHVLYGALVGGPDENDKWEDNRANYYQNEPACNYNAVFQSAVAGLKYLELMGEL